One Bos javanicus breed banteng chromosome 9, ARS-OSU_banteng_1.0, whole genome shotgun sequence DNA window includes the following coding sequences:
- the TTLL2 gene encoding probable tubulin polyglutamylase TTLL2 isoform X1 — MCSVYTVMRSSLLVLSGYNRACNEKRKPYQMAEDEPPGASLKPLVFRVDETTPEVVQSVLLERGWSKFDQQERNMEDWNLYWRTSSFRMAEHVNVKPWQCLNHHPGTTRLTRKDLLAKHLQHMERLYGAPLYEFLPATFVMPHDYSKFVAEYFKEKQALDAKLSYWICKPAELSRGRGIIIFSDIKNLIFADTCIIQKYICNPLLVGRYKCDLRVYVCVTGFKPLTIYIYQEGLVRFATEKFDLGNLQNSYAHLTNSSINRSGASYEKIKEVVGSGCKWTLSRFFSYLRSWDVDDLLLWQKINRVVILTVLAIAPSVPFAANCFELLGFDILIDDNLKPWLLEVNYSPGLSLDCSADVSVKRRLIHDTIELMHLHSLRNERKESCSAANGSPGISLARKDRGRGRDLPHESFSQPGSRRAFSKDGTPGEKGVTACPENQHTCQPQAVLSRQEVRPPTREPPKAKPKARARHPALKTLIPRVSLIQARGREKGLSLCVQPDSSWVPGPQAGNFVLIFPFNEATFGASRNGLNVRRIIQELQKLTHKQCSQAAEEKTKRK, encoded by the coding sequence aaaagaaaaccttATCAGATGGCCGAAGATGAGCCTCCAGGGGCCAGTCTGAAGCCCCTGGTGTTCCGGGTGGACGAGACCACCCCCGAGGTGGTGCAGAGTGTCCTCCTGGAGCGCGGCTGGAGCAAGTTTGACCAGCAAGAGCGGAACATGGAGGACTGGAACCTCTACTGGAGGACCTCCTCATTCCGGATGGCCGAGCACGTCAATGTCAAGCCCTGGCAGTGCCTGAACCACCACCCGGGCACCACCAGGCTCACCAGGAAGGACCTCCTGGCCAAACACCTGCAGCACATGGAGAGGCTGTACGGCGCCCCGCTGTATGAGTTCCTCCCCGCCACGTTCGTCATGCCCCACGACTACAGCAAGTTCGTGGCTGAGTACTTCAAGGAGAAGCAGGCGCTGGACGCCAAGCTCAGCTATTGGATTTGCAAGCCCGCAGAGCTCTCTCGAGGACGTGGAATCATCATTTTCAGTGACATTAAAAACCTGATCTTTGCCGACACGTGCATCATACAGAAATACATCTGCAACCCTCTACTTGTCGGGAGATACAAGTGTGACCTCCGCGTCTACGTGTGCGTCACTGGCTTCAAGCCGTTGACCATCTACATTTATCAGGAAGGCCTGGTGCGCTTTGCCACAGAAAAGTTTGACCTCGGCAATCTGCAGAACAGCTATGCTCACTTGACCAACAGCAGCATCAACAGGTCGGGGGCCTCGTATGAGAAGATCAAAGAGGTGGTGGGCAGCGGCTGCAAGTGGACCCTCAGCCGCTTCTTCTCGTACCTGCGGAGCTGGGACGTGGACGACCTGCTCCTCTGGCAGAAGATCAACCGCGTGGTGATTCTCACCGTGCTGGCCATCGCGCCCTCCGTGCCCTTCGCGGCCAACTGCTTCGAGCTCTTAGGATTCGACATCCTCATCGACGACAACTTGAAGCCGTGGCTGTTGGAGGTCAACTACAGCCCGGGCCTGTCCCTCGACTGTTCGGCGGACGTGTCCGTGAAGAGGAGGCTCATCCACGACACCATCGAGCTGATGCACTTACACAGTCTCAGAAATGAGCGGAAGGAGAGCTGTAGTGCTGCAAACGGAAGTCCCGGCATCTCCCTCGCTCGGAAAGACAGAGGTCGGGGCCGCGACCTTCCTCACGAGTCCTTCTCGCAACCCGGGAGCAGAAGAGCGTTCAGTAAGGACGGAACTCCTGGGGAGAAAGGGGTCACAGCGTGCCCTGAAAACCAGCACACCTGCCAGCCCCAAGCagtgctgagcaggcaggaggtACGTCCGCCGACGAGGGAGCCTCCCAAAGCCAAGCCGAAGGCCAGGGCCAGGCACCCGGCCCTCAAGACGCTCATCCCCCGCGTGTCGCTCATCCAGGCCCGCGGCCGGGAGAAGGGCCTCTCCCTGTGCGTGCAGCCGGACAGTAGCTGGGTGCCCGGTCCCCAGGCAGGCAACtttgttctcatttttcctttcaacGAAGCTACTTTTGGAGCGTCTAGGAACGGACTCAATGTCAGGAGGATAATTCAAGAGCTCCAGAAACTAACGCATAAGCAGTGTTCTCAAGCggcagaagagaaaacaaaaagaaaatag
- the TTLL2 gene encoding probable tubulin polyglutamylase TTLL2 isoform X2 codes for MAEDEPPGASLKPLVFRVDETTPEVVQSVLLERGWSKFDQQERNMEDWNLYWRTSSFRMAEHVNVKPWQCLNHHPGTTRLTRKDLLAKHLQHMERLYGAPLYEFLPATFVMPHDYSKFVAEYFKEKQALDAKLSYWICKPAELSRGRGIIIFSDIKNLIFADTCIIQKYICNPLLVGRYKCDLRVYVCVTGFKPLTIYIYQEGLVRFATEKFDLGNLQNSYAHLTNSSINRSGASYEKIKEVVGSGCKWTLSRFFSYLRSWDVDDLLLWQKINRVVILTVLAIAPSVPFAANCFELLGFDILIDDNLKPWLLEVNYSPGLSLDCSADVSVKRRLIHDTIELMHLHSLRNERKESCSAANGSPGISLARKDRGRGRDLPHESFSQPGSRRAFSKDGTPGEKGVTACPENQHTCQPQAVLSRQEVRPPTREPPKAKPKARARHPALKTLIPRVSLIQARGREKGLSLCVQPDSSWVPGPQAGNFVLIFPFNEATFGASRNGLNVRRIIQELQKLTHKQCSQAAEEKTKRK; via the coding sequence ATGGCCGAAGATGAGCCTCCAGGGGCCAGTCTGAAGCCCCTGGTGTTCCGGGTGGACGAGACCACCCCCGAGGTGGTGCAGAGTGTCCTCCTGGAGCGCGGCTGGAGCAAGTTTGACCAGCAAGAGCGGAACATGGAGGACTGGAACCTCTACTGGAGGACCTCCTCATTCCGGATGGCCGAGCACGTCAATGTCAAGCCCTGGCAGTGCCTGAACCACCACCCGGGCACCACCAGGCTCACCAGGAAGGACCTCCTGGCCAAACACCTGCAGCACATGGAGAGGCTGTACGGCGCCCCGCTGTATGAGTTCCTCCCCGCCACGTTCGTCATGCCCCACGACTACAGCAAGTTCGTGGCTGAGTACTTCAAGGAGAAGCAGGCGCTGGACGCCAAGCTCAGCTATTGGATTTGCAAGCCCGCAGAGCTCTCTCGAGGACGTGGAATCATCATTTTCAGTGACATTAAAAACCTGATCTTTGCCGACACGTGCATCATACAGAAATACATCTGCAACCCTCTACTTGTCGGGAGATACAAGTGTGACCTCCGCGTCTACGTGTGCGTCACTGGCTTCAAGCCGTTGACCATCTACATTTATCAGGAAGGCCTGGTGCGCTTTGCCACAGAAAAGTTTGACCTCGGCAATCTGCAGAACAGCTATGCTCACTTGACCAACAGCAGCATCAACAGGTCGGGGGCCTCGTATGAGAAGATCAAAGAGGTGGTGGGCAGCGGCTGCAAGTGGACCCTCAGCCGCTTCTTCTCGTACCTGCGGAGCTGGGACGTGGACGACCTGCTCCTCTGGCAGAAGATCAACCGCGTGGTGATTCTCACCGTGCTGGCCATCGCGCCCTCCGTGCCCTTCGCGGCCAACTGCTTCGAGCTCTTAGGATTCGACATCCTCATCGACGACAACTTGAAGCCGTGGCTGTTGGAGGTCAACTACAGCCCGGGCCTGTCCCTCGACTGTTCGGCGGACGTGTCCGTGAAGAGGAGGCTCATCCACGACACCATCGAGCTGATGCACTTACACAGTCTCAGAAATGAGCGGAAGGAGAGCTGTAGTGCTGCAAACGGAAGTCCCGGCATCTCCCTCGCTCGGAAAGACAGAGGTCGGGGCCGCGACCTTCCTCACGAGTCCTTCTCGCAACCCGGGAGCAGAAGAGCGTTCAGTAAGGACGGAACTCCTGGGGAGAAAGGGGTCACAGCGTGCCCTGAAAACCAGCACACCTGCCAGCCCCAAGCagtgctgagcaggcaggaggtACGTCCGCCGACGAGGGAGCCTCCCAAAGCCAAGCCGAAGGCCAGGGCCAGGCACCCGGCCCTCAAGACGCTCATCCCCCGCGTGTCGCTCATCCAGGCCCGCGGCCGGGAGAAGGGCCTCTCCCTGTGCGTGCAGCCGGACAGTAGCTGGGTGCCCGGTCCCCAGGCAGGCAACtttgttctcatttttcctttcaacGAAGCTACTTTTGGAGCGTCTAGGAACGGACTCAATGTCAGGAGGATAATTCAAGAGCTCCAGAAACTAACGCATAAGCAGTGTTCTCAAGCggcagaagagaaaacaaaaagaaaatag